From the Quercus lobata isolate SW786 chromosome 6, ValleyOak3.0 Primary Assembly, whole genome shotgun sequence genome, one window contains:
- the LOC115950504 gene encoding ubiquitin-conjugating enzyme E2 32 — MAEDKYNLKNPAVKRILQEVKEMQSNPSDDFMSLPLEENIFEWQFAIRGPGETEFEGGIYHGRIQLPSEYPFKPPSFMLLTPNGRFETQTKICLSISNHHPEHWQPSWSVRTALVALIAFMPTNPNGALGSLDYKKEERRTLAIKSREAPPKFGTTERQKLIDEIHECMLSKAPPVPQVNSSQAPEEQPTNIDGEAQVNLQNAGAIPTGEVQNPPVAVGDRIVEEVHEVPVNTDTSPTNVRASREVPSSGLADQLLQKPENRAHKAADDRLFTLAAVGLTIAIVVLLLKKFLKSGGHGALFMDGS, encoded by the exons ATGGCGGAGGACAAGTACAATCTCAAGAACCCGGCGGTGAAGCGTATTCTACAGGAGGTCAAAGAGATGCAGTCTAATCCTTCCGATGATTTCATGAGTCTACCTCTCGAG gAGAATATATTTGAGTGGCAATTTGCAATTAGAGGACCTGGGGAAACTGAATTCGAGGGAGGAATCTATCATGGACGGATCCAGTTGCCATCTGAATATCCATTCAAGCCTCCTTCATTTATGTTGTTGACA CCGAATGGTCGTTTTGAAACCCAGACCAAGATTTGCTTAAGCATATCAAATCATCATCCCGAGCACTGGCAGCCGTCATGGAGTG TGCGGACTGCACTAGTTGCACTTATTGCATTCATGCCCACCAACCCAAATGGAGCACTGGGCTCACTGGACTACAAGAAGGAAGAGAGGCGAACTCTGGCCATCAAATCTCGTGAAGCACCCCCAAAATTTGGGACCACTGAACGTCAGAAGCTAATTGACGAG ATTCATGAATGTATGCTAAGCAAGGCACCCCCTGTTCCTCAAGTCAACTCTTCACAGGCTCCCGAAGAACAACCTACAAACATAGATGGTGAAGCTCAGGTGAATTTGCAAAATGCTGGGGCCATACCCACTGGAGAGGTCCAAAATCCACCAGTAGCTGTAGGGGACAGGATTGTTGAAGAAGTGCATGAGGTCCCTGTAAATACTGATACCAGCCCTACTAATGTTAGGGCATCAAGGGAGGTTCCATCCAGTGGCCTGGCTGATCAGCTGCTGCAAAAGCCAGAAAACAGGGCTCATAAAGCAGCTGATGACCGCTTGTTTACATTGGCTGCTGTTGGACTTACCATTGCAATTGTTGTTCTTTTGctgaaaaagtttttgaaatctGGCGGACatggtgcactgttcatggacggCTCTTAG